The genomic DNA TTTCTTTTTGGGGAGATGAAAAAAGTGTTGAACAGGCTTTAAATAAGCAACTTTTATGTCTTAGCCAAGATTTTGAAGAAATGAAAAAAATGATTCCTATCTGGGTTGGACACTATTTAAATTTGATTGATCAAAGTAAAATTATTCCAGAAGAAATAGATTATTTTTGCAGTCACTATTCTTCACACTCTTTGCGTGAAGAAGCCATTGCATTATTAGAAAAAACAGAGGCTATGATTGATGAAGATAAGTGGTTTAGCAACTTGTATGATAAAGGTAACACAGGTTCAGCATCTATTTTTATTATTTTAGATGAATTACTTAAAACAAAAAACTTACATCATGGTCAAAAAATACTTTGTCATGTTCCTGAAAGTGGACGATGTATCAATGGCTTTATGTTATTAGAAGTTTGGGATCAGAAGTCATGAGTGTTTCTTCAGCAAAAATAATGCGACAATTGGCTCAGGTATGGATTGATTTTTCAAGTCAACTTGATCAAATCTCTATTGTAAAAAAAATAAACCAAGGTAAATTGCGTATTGAAGATTATAAATCATTGTTATTAAATCATAGGCAACAAGTTATTGATGGTGGTCGTTGGATTGCTAGGGCTGCATCAGGGATAGATGCTCAATTTTCTGATTTAAGAGAAAAATTTATTCAACATTGCTATACGGAACACCAAGATTACAAAATGCTTGAACAAAATTATGTTTCAGTTGGTGGCGACTTAAAAACCATTCAAAACTATGAAAAAAATATTGGATCAGAAGCCTTATCCTCATTTATGTTTCATAAAGCATCTCAAAGCAATCCTTTTGATTTATTGGGTAGCATGTTTATTATTGAAGGACTCGGCAAAAATAAAGCGGGTGATTGGGGAAAAAAAATTAAATCTCAGCTTAACTTAGAAGATACTCAGGTAAGCTTTTATTTATACCATGCAGAACATGATCAAGACCATTTAAAAGAATTTGATGAAATTTTATCCAATCCAAACATATTGGCTATTCCTGATATTGATAAAAAAATGATAAAAACTGCAAAAGTAACATCTAGGTTGTATTGCTTACAATTAGAAGAACTAGATAATATTTAATGCGATACAGTTAAAGGAAAAAAGTTTGAATATTAAAACAAAAAAACATGACCCAAACAATCCTAATCCTTGGCTTGCCCTTGCTTTGGATAACAGTACTTTTCTTGAACATGACGTAAAACTAGCTTTAATGAAAAACAATGAAAATTGGTCACGAAGGGTGCTCTTACCTATTTTAAGAGTGCTGGGTAGATTGGCCATTGTTATCATCAGACTTTTTAGATTGTTTATCCCAACAACTTTTACATCAAGCAGGTTTCTTCATCATACGATTTGTTGGGGAATGAAAAATTTTGTTAGCCCTGAAGCCAATTATTTAATTTTAAGGCATTTTAATATTGGATCGCAGGTCTTAGCTTTCTTAAATACAAATATTGCACAAGGTACTTTAAATGCTGTGCCTTTGTATCCTCAACGTATCATAGATTTAAAAGACAATGTTTTTGTTCAACATGATTTAAATATTTTTAATTTTATTATTGAACTTAATCTGTACTTAGCAGAAGCTAACTTAGAAATTGAAGCAAAAGATGTATCTGATCTTGATTTTTCAAACATTAAAGCCTTAACCTTAAGTCAAAATGATATGCCTGATCAATGGCATAACTTTTTGGATCTGCAAAGTGCAATAGAACTGTATACGCCATTATTTGCATTATTTTTATCACGAGAAGATTTTGAAAGAGCCAGCAACTCTTTGCAATTGGATGAAACCATTGCCATTTATACAGCCAAACTTTTTAATCGAGCAGAACTTATGGGGATTGTAAATAATAAACATCCCTTTATTCCTTTATCACCTGTTCAAGCTGGGATCCGTCTTATGTTGCATGGTATAGATGCAGAAAATTTACATGGTTTTATCACAAGCTATAAATAAAAAAACTATAAAAAGTCTTTTGTTTTTATTGTTTCAGCAAAACTGATGGCTATTATAATACATACCGTACCTAACAATAGCTTGATGAGGTTTCCTTGTTCCTGAAAAACAACAATTGCAGTTAAAATGGTCAATGGAATTTTTAAATTGTTAAAGCTGGCCAATGTTGCATGTTTGACCAAAGTAGCGCCATAGTTCCATAAGTAAAAACCAAGGCCTGAGGCGATGCTTCCTAAATACAGTAAAATCAACCATTGTGTGTTACTAATACTACTGATTTGATTTAACTTTTGATTCAAGACAAGAATCATAAAGTTGATTAGGGTGGCACCAAAAAATAAATAAGCAAAAATCTGGCTTTGTTTGAGCGGATTCTTCTTAGAAGACCTTTGCCACCAGTATTTATAGTATACCTGACCTAAAGCAAAACAAATGTTAGCCACTTGAACCAAAATAAAACCTTGGCTTAAGGAATACGTATTTTGAGCATTAAACACTAAAACAAGGGCTCCAATACAAGCCAAGCCAGCAATGACCCAACTTTGTAAAGAAAAACGTTTATGCATCAATTGTCCACATAAAATAACCCAGAGTGGGGTGGTGATGGTGAATAAAGCCACTTCATAACTTTTTAAGTACTGATAAGATTGAATGTAAAGCGCATACATCAAGCCATATTGAATCATACCTAAAGCAATCAACTTTAGTTTGTCTTTGTGATTAAGACTAAAACTTATCAAAGGCAAAAAACAAAGCAATGAAATGCCCAAACGCAACATGGCCACCAAACTGCTATCAATACCCACAAGATAAAGCTTAATCAGCGGAAAAGAAAAAGCCCACAAACATGAAACCAAGAATAAATACAGCATGCGTATAGAGCAAATACACTTTTTAAATAAATTGTGATAGTAAATCTTTTATGAATTTTAAACTAGAGCGCCCAATCTGCTTTTATGACCTTGAATGCACAGGGGTCAGTACGGTAAAAGATAAAATTGTCCAAATATGTATTATTAAACTGCATCCAGATGGCGCAAGAGAGGTTTATAAGAAATACATAAACCCAGGTATGCCTATTCCACCAGAAGCGATTGCTGTGCATGGTATCACCGATGAAATGGTAAAAGATTGTCCAAAGTTTCCAGAACTAGCGGCTGAGATTTTAACCTTTTTTGCTGGCGCAGACATTGCGGGCTACAACTCCAATCAATACGATGTGCCTTTACTCATTGAAGAATTTGCCAGAGCCAACATGTCTTTTCCGCATGATGATACCAAGCTCATTGATATGAGCGTGATCTTTAGAAAAAAGGAGCCCAGAACCTTAACAGCGGCCCTAAAATTTTATGCCAACAAGGATTTAGAAGGCGCGCACGATGCGCAAAATGATGTTGAAGCTACCATTGATGTGTTTGTGGGCCAGTGTCAAAAATACGAAGACATTGCACAAATGAATATCCATCAATTGCATGATTATTGCACACGTCCAGGTGTGGTTGATTACGGTGGAAAATTAAGAAAAACGCCCGAGGGCGATATTGTCTTTACTTTTGGCAAACACAAAGATCAACCGGTCAAAAACCACCCAGATTATGCTAAATGGATGCTCAACTCTGATTTTCCCAGCGATACCAAAAATATTTTACGCAAGTTGATAGAACTTTAGCGTAAGTATTTTTTCCTATCAAAATTTAAAATGCTGCATCAAAGGTAATATCAGAAACATTGGTGTTCAAGCCTTTTTGATATTCAGTCACTCTTTTTTCAAAAAAATTGGTTAAGGGCTGAACATCTTGCAAAATCATAAATGAAAAGGGATTGCTTACTTTATAATGCTTTTCATAGCCTAATTGAGTTAAGCGAACATCCGCAATGTATTGCAAGTATTGTTTCATATCTTTTTCTGTCAAACCCGTGACACCAAAACTTAAGGCATCTTTACAAAATAGGAACTCAGCTTCAATGGCTTCTTCTAACATGGCGTGAACTCTTGCTTTAAGCGTGTCAGTAAACAGCTCAGGATATTCTTTTTTAATCACTTCAATGACGGCCATGGCCCCATTGATATGCATGCTCTCATCTCTGAACACCCAGTTGGTGGCTGTAGACAAGCCAGGTAATAAGCCTTTGCTTCTTAAAAAGTAAACGTAAGCAAAGGACCCAAAGAAAAATAAACCTTCAATCACAGCAGCAAAACAAATAAGATTTTCTAAAAACGCTTGCCGCTCTTCTGTAGTTTGGGTTGCTTGCAATTGATCAATACTATCCATGTATTTAAAGCAAAAGTCGGCTTTGGTTTTGATGCTTTCTATTTGCATGTAGGCAGAAAATGCATTTTTTCTTTCTGCTGGATCTGGAATATAATTATCAACCAGCAGTAAGTAGGTCTCAACATGCAACATTTCATCAAACAACTGTTTACCAAGAAACATTCTAAACTCAGGAGAATTGATATGTTTATAAAAATTCAACACCAAGTTATGAGCAACAATATTGTCAGCAGTTGCAAAAAATGCGACCAAGCGTCTAATTAAATGTGCTTCAGAAGTTTTAATTTTATCTCTTAAATGCTCAATATCCATTGAAAAATCTATTTCATCTGTGGTCCATATGTTTTTTATAGAATCTCGGTACAGTTGAAAGAACTGTGGATACTGCATAGGCCTTAAAGTTAAATTAAGTTTTGGTTCTAATATCACGATTCATCTCCTTAGATTTACTGACAGCTTTCACAAGACTCTGGGTTTTCCAAAGAGCAGGCTATGGCTTCTTGGCTTAATCTACTGTCAACCAAGTCTTTGGTATTTGAGTTGTGTTGAGTGGTTTTATTGATGCTGGTTTTTGCTCTTGATCTTAAATAGTAAGTGGTTTTTACACCCGATTTCCAAGCATACATGTACATGGATGACAATTTATTCAGATCAGGCGCTTCCATAAATAAATTAAGGGATTGCGACTGACAAATAAATGCAGAACGAGAAACCGCCATATCAATCAATTGCTTCTGAGAAATTTCCCAAGATGTTTTATAAACATCCTTAATTTTTTGCGGAATTTCTTCAATGTTCTGAATAGATCCATCGTTCATGACAATCTTATCTCTTAAATCATGAGACCATAACTTTTCAGCTTTTAAGGCTTCAATAAGGTATTTATTGACCTGCAAGAACTCACCACTGAGTGTTTCGCGTTTAAAAATATTGGCCGTTTGCGGCTCTATGCTTTCATATACCCCTTGAATACTGGCTATTGTTGCAGTAGGCGCAATGGCAATCATAAGACTGTTACGAATACCTTGAGTTTTTACTTTCTCTGCTAAGGCTTGCCAATCATAATTGAGAGCAGGCATATGTTGTTGATACTCTGAAGCCAGCATGGGTTGCAGCATGGCTTCAGAATATTTTGAGTTATCAAACTCTTCAAATGAACCAAGCTCTTGAGCCAGAGCAACACTTTTTTCTACGGCATAATAATACACACACTCAGATATTTTATCAGATAAAATTTTTGCCTCGTCGCTTTCAAACGGAATATTCATCTTAAATAAAACATCTTGCAAACCCATAATCCCTAGGCCAATGGGGCGCCATTGTTGGTTAGAGTTTTTTGCTTTGGGTGTAGGGTAGAAGTTGATATCAACCACTCTATCCAAATATTTTACTGCGGTTTGCGCAGTTTCTTTTAAACCTTCAAAGTCAAACTCAGTTTTAGATTTAACAAAACTAGCCAAATTAATGCTGCCTAGGTTACATACTGCCGTATGCTGAGAATCGGTTACTTCTAAAATCTCCGTGCATAGATTTGAGCTGTGAATAATATGATTATTCTTTCCCGTTTGAGCGGATCTTAAATTGGCCTTATCTTTAAAGCACATCCAGCCATTGCCGGTTTCAGCTAAAGTTTTGATCATTTTTGCATACAGTTCACGGGCAGGAATTTGTTTTTTATAGACTTCTTGTGCTTCATAAGATTTGTATTTTTCATTGAAGGCTTCACCATACAACTCATTGAGCTCAGGGGCATCACTTGGACAAAACAAGCTCCAGTTTTCATTGTTTTCAACCCGTTGCATGAATAAGTCAGAAATCCAAAGGGCTAAATTAAGATTATGGGTTCTTCTTTCTTCAGCACCCGTATTGTTGCGCAACATTAAGAAGTCTTCAATATCAGCATGCCAGTTTTCTAAATAAACGGCCGCTGCGCCTTTGCGTTTTCCTCCTTGATTAACCGCATGGACAGAAGAGTCAAAAACCTTTAGGAATGGGATGATACCGTTGCTTAAACCATTGGTTCCATTGATCAGTGAACCAGATGAGCGGACCTTGGTCCAGTCAATGCCTATGCCTCCAGAAAATTTAGAAAGTTTAGCGCAATCGGTAATGGAATTATAAATACCATCCAAGCTATCATCTTCAACCGTTAACAAGTAGCATGAACTCAACTGCGGTCTTTGCGTACCTGAATTGAAAAGAGTAGGGGTGGCTGGAGAGTATTTAAATGTGCTCATCAGCTCATAAAACTCAAGAGCCTCCTCAGTATTTTGACTTAAGCCCAAAGCTACCCGCATGTAAAGCCATTGTGGGCGTTCAATGACTGTTCTTTGTTTGGGATGTCTTAATAAGTAACGATCATATACTGTTTGTAAGCCAAAATACTCAAATAAATCATCTCTTTGGTGAGCTATACTGTATTCTAAGCGGTCAAAGTCTTGGCTGGCTAGGTCATAGACCGCTTTATTGAGTAAATTAAGGTCATATGCGTTTTGAATGTATTCACGAAAAGATGTATCTCGCCCAACTTCTTTTCTAATCATGTCTGCTAGCATGCGCGCTGCAACTTTTGAGTAAGCGGGTTCTTCAGCCATGAGCATCACGGCATTATGAATGGACAGTTTGTCTAATTCTTCTGTGGTGCTGTTTTCGTGCAAGCCACTGATGGTTTTTTTTGCAATTTCAATAGATTCTACATTGGATATCCCACGACATGCCTTATCTACAGCATAAAGAATCTTTTCTATTTTTACTTCTTCAAATGAACCATCACGTTTAATAACTCTCATAATCCTACCTTCTGAGCTAATAATAATTGGGAAATAGGGCTTAACAATAAACAACAGAACTGTTTCAAGCTTCCTCCTCGGGACTTAAGGTTAAATCAATCAACGATCGGACTTTCACATTTACCGTTGCGGGACAGCGTTGGAGTTTCACCAAACTTCAGTCAACTGATCAATATCTTGATTACATAAATTTAGTGCAGCATCTTGTCAAAGAAATAAAGTTAATTTTAAACTCTTCAATTAAAAATGACTTAATTCATTTTTAAAAACAGACTGGCAACATAACAAATTAGATTTAAAAAGACTGAGGCTGGGAGAAAGCTTATATTTTTACCCTAAATAAAATTTAACATAATATACATTATCAGAAGTAAAGTCTATAGTGATAATTAATCAGTATTTGATATCAGAATACGTACTTCTTGGTGCGTTCTTAATTATTTTAGATCTTCTAGCATAGCCAATTTCGTTAATCCTTGGATTGTAATTTACCTCTTCTGCAATAAGAACACCTTCATTTGAACAAAAAAATTGATCATGAGTCATATCAATAATATAATTTTTATTATTGTACTTTACAGTAACCACAACATGAAAAATTTGCGTTTCTTCAACTTCACCATTGGGATGATAAAAAAGCAAATTGGCTTGTAATGTTGTCTCATCTTGTAAAAATTTATTCAATTTCTGACTGGTTGTATCACAGTGCTTTAAGTGACCCGATGTATATGCAACCTCTCTGTATTCATTGTATATTTTAAGAATGGTATCTTTTATGGTTTTAGCCTTAGAGCTAGACAAATAGTCAATTAAATCATTACTTTCAGCAAAATCAGAATATATCTTAGCATCACTTGAGGATGCATGCTCGCATATATTTTGGCTGTAGCCCCATGAAGCTAAAAAAGCCGTTAAAAAGAGTATTTTTATAGAAAAAAAAGTTTTACTCAGATGATTAATAATAACCTCCATAATAAGGTGTTTATAGCGATATGAAGTGCTATTATACCAAATATGATATAAAATCGTAACTCTGACCAACCCTTATTGGTTAGTTCTTTAGGGTTTGAAGGCACAATCATTCTTTCGCTTTATAAACTAAGCCCTTCTTTGTATCTATGTTTGATGATGCTTGGGATTTTGCCGCCTTTTTTCTGGATCTGTTCTAAAATTTTCTGTTCCTCAACCCATGGCCATAATTTTTGTGGAACTTTATTGATTTGAGTAAAAGCTTGGTTAATTTTATCGTCCCAATCATCTACATAAGTTTCAAAATCTTTATCTTCAATTTGTTCTCTGCAGTGACCTATGCCACAAGCACAGTTTAAGGTTTCTTCTAAGTTTAAAGAACTGTAATCCGTGGTTATTTCTTCACCAGCTTGAATATCTTTAATGGCAATATCAAATTTTAAGCCAGGACTCAGTGTATTTGGATCACAACTGTGATTCATGTATTTGGCCAGATCCCAGCATACAATATAGTGACCTTTTGCATTTCTATAGCCATATTTAAAGATTTGTTGCTGATAGTGATTATCCATTTCTTGGACTTGTTTAGCTAGATAGACCTTGTCCATCTTATCTAAGGCCCAAGTGATGGTTCCTTTAGGAATAAAACTACTTGCAAATAAACCATAGCCCTTTTCATCATTGAGCCATTTAATATGTATGGATGGGTGCAACATAAAACACTTATATCTAGTTTTTACTTGGCTTAAAAATTTTATTTAAAAAAAATAATTACGGTTAAAAGAGGTTTTTATTTACTTATTAAAACTATAAATAATAGATGAAATGCCCTTTCTAGTCTGAAAATTTATGGTAAAGCTGTAAAGGGTTATTTTTTTTACTTTCTGGATATATTTTTAACTGTAAACCGTAACCTTTTTTATAAAAATCTTTTATGATGACATGGCAAACTTTACTGTTTTTTGCCTCTAAGTTTTTGCAATTGCTTTTAAAATCTCTAAAATATTTAATATAGGTAGGTTTAAGGGATAAAATTCCTTTCCTTTTAAAGGTTGCTATTTCAAAATCTAAACTTTGAATCATGCTACGCTTTTTATTTTTAATATTAAGTTCTAGAATTAAATGGTGATTTATGTATTTTAATTGGATAAGTTTTACCAACAGGTCCTGGTTTATTGCTTCTGTAGAAGATATTTCAGTA from Oligoflexia bacterium includes the following:
- a CDS encoding 3-oxoacyl-ACP synthase; translated protein: MYQWLYVIRSLGSEVMSVSSAKIMRQLAQVWIDFSSQLDQISIVKKINQGKLRIEDYKSLLLNHRQQVIDGGRWIARAASGIDAQFSDLREKFIQHCYTEHQDYKMLEQNYVSVGGDLKTIQNYEKNIGSEALSSFMFHKASQSNPFDLLGSMFIIEGLGKNKAGDWGKKIKSQLNLEDTQVSFYLYHAEHDQDHLKEFDEILSNPNILAIPDIDKKMIKTAKVTSRLYCLQLEELDNI
- a CDS encoding EamA family transporter, coding for MLYLFLVSCLWAFSFPLIKLYLVGIDSSLVAMLRLGISLLCFLPLISFSLNHKDKLKLIALGMIQYGLMYALYIQSYQYLKSYEVALFTITTPLWVILCGQLMHKRFSLQSWVIAGLACIGALVLVFNAQNTYSLSQGFILVQVANICFALGQVYYKYWWQRSSKKNPLKQSQIFAYLFFGATLINFMILVLNQKLNQISSISNTQWLILLYLGSIASGLGFYLWNYGATLVKHATLASFNNLKIPLTILTAIVVFQEQGNLIKLLLGTVCIIIAISFAETIKTKDFL
- a CDS encoding 3'-5' exonuclease, with the translated sequence MNFKLERPICFYDLECTGVSTVKDKIVQICIIKLHPDGAREVYKKYINPGMPIPPEAIAVHGITDEMVKDCPKFPELAAEILTFFAGADIAGYNSNQYDVPLLIEEFARANMSFPHDDTKLIDMSVIFRKKEPRTLTAALKFYANKDLEGAHDAQNDVEATIDVFVGQCQKYEDIAQMNIHQLHDYCTRPGVVDYGGKLRKTPEGDIVFTFGKHKDQPVKNHPDYAKWMLNSDFPSDTKNILRKLIEL
- a CDS encoding ribonucleotide-diphosphate reductase subunit beta translates to MQYPQFFQLYRDSIKNIWTTDEIDFSMDIEHLRDKIKTSEAHLIRRLVAFFATADNIVAHNLVLNFYKHINSPEFRMFLGKQLFDEMLHVETYLLLVDNYIPDPAERKNAFSAYMQIESIKTKADFCFKYMDSIDQLQATQTTEERQAFLENLICFAAVIEGLFFFGSFAYVYFLRSKGLLPGLSTATNWVFRDESMHINGAMAVIEVIKKEYPELFTDTLKARVHAMLEEAIEAEFLFCKDALSFGVTGLTEKDMKQYLQYIADVRLTQLGYEKHYKVSNPFSFMILQDVQPLTNFFEKRVTEYQKGLNTNVSDITFDAAF
- a CDS encoding ribonucleoside-diphosphate reductase subunit alpha encodes the protein MRVIKRDGSFEEVKIEKILYAVDKACRGISNVESIEIAKKTISGLHENSTTEELDKLSIHNAVMLMAEEPAYSKVAARMLADMIRKEVGRDTSFREYIQNAYDLNLLNKAVYDLASQDFDRLEYSIAHQRDDLFEYFGLQTVYDRYLLRHPKQRTVIERPQWLYMRVALGLSQNTEEALEFYELMSTFKYSPATPTLFNSGTQRPQLSSCYLLTVEDDSLDGIYNSITDCAKLSKFSGGIGIDWTKVRSSGSLINGTNGLSNGIIPFLKVFDSSVHAVNQGGKRKGAAAVYLENWHADIEDFLMLRNNTGAEERRTHNLNLALWISDLFMQRVENNENWSLFCPSDAPELNELYGEAFNEKYKSYEAQEVYKKQIPARELYAKMIKTLAETGNGWMCFKDKANLRSAQTGKNNHIIHSSNLCTEILEVTDSQHTAVCNLGSINLASFVKSKTEFDFEGLKETAQTAVKYLDRVVDINFYPTPKAKNSNQQWRPIGLGIMGLQDVLFKMNIPFESDEAKILSDKISECVYYYAVEKSVALAQELGSFEEFDNSKYSEAMLQPMLASEYQQHMPALNYDWQALAEKVKTQGIRNSLMIAIAPTATIASIQGVYESIEPQTANIFKRETLSGEFLQVNKYLIEALKAEKLWSHDLRDKIVMNDGSIQNIEEIPQKIKDVYKTSWEISQKQLIDMAVSRSAFICQSQSLNLFMEAPDLNKLSSMYMYAWKSGVKTTYYLRSRAKTSINKTTQHNSNTKDLVDSRLSQEAIACSLENPESCESCQ
- a CDS encoding SET domain-containing protein: MLHPSIHIKWLNDEKGYGLFASSFIPKGTITWALDKMDKVYLAKQVQEMDNHYQQQIFKYGYRNAKGHYIVCWDLAKYMNHSCDPNTLSPGLKFDIAIKDIQAGEEITTDYSSLNLEETLNCACGIGHCREQIEDKDFETYVDDWDDKINQAFTQINKVPQKLWPWVEEQKILEQIQKKGGKIPSIIKHRYKEGLSL